One stretch of Shewanella sp. Arc9-LZ DNA includes these proteins:
- a CDS encoding MoxR family ATPase, with product MFKSTQNYIASNELTLAVNAAIALEKPLLIKGEPGTGKTQLAEELARSLNCKLYQWHIKSTTKAQQGLYEYDAVSRLRDSQLGDARVHDIGNYIVKGKLWHAFEEEQRPILLIDEIDKADIEFPNDLLQELDKMEFYVYETQQVIKAKQRPIIIITSNNEKELPDAFLRRCFFHYIKFPTKDEMAKIIDVHHPNVKQDLLQQALEVFFDLRDVNGIKKKPSTSELIDWLKLLISDDISQSTLLNKQSDIIPLFGALLKNEQDVSLIEKLAFMSRRNR from the coding sequence ATGTTTAAAAGTACACAGAACTACATTGCCTCAAACGAACTGACTTTAGCGGTAAATGCCGCCATAGCCTTAGAGAAACCGTTATTAATTAAGGGCGAACCGGGCACGGGTAAAACCCAGTTAGCAGAAGAACTTGCTCGTTCTCTTAATTGTAAACTGTATCAATGGCACATTAAGTCGACCACCAAGGCGCAACAAGGTTTATACGAATATGATGCTGTGTCCCGTCTACGTGACAGTCAGTTAGGTGATGCGCGTGTACACGACATCGGTAACTACATCGTTAAAGGTAAGCTATGGCATGCGTTTGAAGAAGAACAAAGACCGATATTGCTGATTGATGAAATTGATAAAGCGGACATCGAGTTTCCTAACGACTTGCTACAAGAACTCGATAAAATGGAGTTTTATGTGTACGAAACTCAACAGGTTATCAAAGCTAAACAACGTCCCATTATCATCATTACCTCTAACAACGAAAAAGAGCTACCAGATGCGTTTTTAAGACGGTGCTTTTTCCATTACATTAAATTTCCCACCAAAGATGAAATGGCAAAAATTATCGACGTGCATCATCCTAATGTTAAGCAAGACTTGTTACAGCAAGCATTAGAGGTGTTTTTCGATTTACGAGACGTCAACGGTATTAAGAAAAAACCATCTACATCTGAATTGATCGATTGGCTTAAATTATTAATATCGGATGATATTTCTCAAAGCACTTTGCTAAATAAACAATCAGACATCATTCCTTTGTTTGGCGCATTGCTTAAAAATGAACAAGACGTTTCATTGATTGAAAAGCTTGCTTTTATGAGCCGCAGAAACAGGTAG
- a CDS encoding molybdopterin-dependent oxidoreductase: MSDIKTHYRNCNICEAMCGLEIKYQDKQILSIKGDQLDPFSQGYNCPKALALEDFYTDKDRLKTPIKRTDSGWQAISWDDAFSEITAKFKSIQQQHGNNALAVYLGNPNAHSLGNALVLKPFMKSLGTVNRFSSASADQLPHHVASNFMFGAGMLIPVPDIDRTDFMLIIGANPVVSNGSMMTAPNVIGRMKAIQKRGGKIVVVDPRKTRTANIADQHLFIRPEKDALLLLALIHCVFANDKVNLRHLENMVEGLDDVAKLAKGYSPEALAEFVGIDAASIRTLADDMTAAESAVCYSRMGASTQTFGGLCLWLTNVLNIITGNFDRAGGAMFPQPAFDLLRNHKRGHKSSFGQHHTRVRQLPFFNGEFPVATLAEEIQTEGEGQIKSLITVAGNPVLSAPSGHKLAQAFAGLEYMVSVDIYLNETTKYADIILPGTTGVENSHFDIFFNSFSVRNTVKYSAPLFEKLPEQRSDWQILKEISARMLNLPADDPMQKVTPEMILDMELKNGPYGEQGISLQKLIDNPHGIDLGPLMPCIEQRIKTADGKVNLFPQVYLDDLPRLDAMMTPTARDKAYPFDLIGRRLVKSHNTWTQNSERLTKGKNPCTLEVHSEDAKQLGITQGQIVSVRSAVGQIEIEVVITDDIQQGVVSMPQGWGHNQQGTNMSVASAQPGVSINDLTDAARVDMLTGNAAFNGTPVAINVA, from the coding sequence ATGAGCGACATAAAAACCCATTATAGAAATTGCAATATTTGTGAAGCCATGTGTGGCTTGGAAATAAAATATCAAGACAAACAAATTTTGTCGATCAAAGGCGATCAGCTCGATCCCTTTAGCCAAGGTTACAACTGCCCTAAAGCATTGGCGCTGGAAGATTTTTATACCGACAAAGATCGCTTAAAAACCCCAATCAAACGTACCGATTCAGGTTGGCAAGCCATTAGTTGGGATGACGCATTTAGTGAAATCACCGCTAAGTTTAAAAGTATTCAGCAGCAACATGGCAACAATGCTTTAGCGGTGTATTTAGGTAATCCTAACGCCCATAGCCTAGGCAATGCGTTAGTGCTTAAACCTTTTATGAAGTCATTAGGCACGGTCAATCGCTTTAGCTCAGCTTCGGCTGATCAATTACCCCATCATGTAGCGTCTAACTTTATGTTCGGTGCAGGTATGTTAATTCCGGTACCGGATATTGATAGAACTGACTTTATGTTGATCATTGGCGCTAATCCGGTGGTATCAAACGGCAGCATGATGACCGCGCCCAATGTGATAGGGCGAATGAAAGCGATTCAAAAGCGTGGTGGAAAAATTGTCGTAGTCGATCCGCGCAAAACCCGCACCGCTAACATTGCTGACCAGCACTTATTTATTCGACCTGAAAAAGATGCCCTGTTATTACTGGCATTAATTCACTGTGTGTTTGCCAATGATAAGGTCAATTTACGCCATTTAGAGAACATGGTTGAAGGATTGGACGATGTAGCTAAGCTTGCCAAAGGCTATTCGCCTGAAGCGCTAGCAGAGTTTGTGGGTATTGATGCCGCTAGTATTCGCACGCTTGCAGATGACATGACGGCGGCCGAATCTGCGGTCTGTTATAGCCGCATGGGCGCCTCGACTCAAACGTTCGGTGGCTTATGTTTATGGCTCACCAATGTACTCAATATTATTACTGGCAACTTTGACCGCGCCGGTGGGGCCATGTTTCCACAACCTGCGTTTGATTTATTACGTAATCATAAACGAGGCCATAAAAGCTCATTTGGTCAGCATCACACTCGTGTTCGTCAATTGCCATTCTTTAATGGCGAATTCCCGGTGGCAACCTTAGCAGAAGAAATACAAACCGAGGGTGAAGGGCAGATTAAAAGCCTCATTACCGTCGCGGGCAATCCTGTATTGTCAGCGCCCAGTGGTCATAAATTGGCACAAGCCTTTGCTGGGCTTGAATACATGGTGTCGGTAGATATCTATTTAAATGAAACTACCAAATACGCAGACATTATTTTACCGGGCACTACAGGAGTCGAGAACTCCCACTTTGATATTTTCTTTAATTCATTTTCGGTGCGAAACACGGTGAAATACTCAGCACCATTATTTGAAAAACTGCCAGAACAACGCAGCGATTGGCAAATTCTAAAAGAGATTTCAGCCAGAATGCTAAACCTGCCTGCCGATGACCCAATGCAAAAAGTCACCCCAGAGATGATACTGGACATGGAACTCAAAAATGGTCCGTATGGTGAACAAGGCATCAGCTTGCAAAAGTTAATAGACAATCCGCATGGTATCGACCTTGGCCCGTTAATGCCCTGTATTGAACAACGCATTAAAACCGCAGACGGTAAGGTTAATTTATTCCCACAAGTGTACCTTGATGACTTACCACGTTTAGATGCGATGATGACACCAACTGCACGCGACAAGGCTTATCCATTTGATTTAATCGGTCGCCGATTAGTGAAAAGTCATAACACCTGGACACAGAACTCCGAGCGGTTAACTAAGGGTAAAAATCCGTGTACTTTAGAAGTGCATTCTGAAGATGCTAAACAGCTTGGGATAACACAGGGGCAAATCGTGTCTGTTCGTTCAGCCGTTGGCCAAATTGAAATCGAAGTTGTTATTACTGACGATATTCAACAAGGTGTTGTGAGTATGCCGCAAGGGTGGGGCCATAATCAGCAAGGCACTAACATGTCAGTGGCCTCTGCGCAGCCAGGCGTGAGCATTAATGATTTAACGGATGCCGCTAGAGTTGATATGCTAACAGGAAATGCAGCATTCAATGGCACGCCGGTTGCCATTAACGTGGCTTAA